From Salvia splendens isolate huo1 chromosome 16, SspV2, whole genome shotgun sequence, a single genomic window includes:
- the LOC121771653 gene encoding serine/threonine-protein phosphatase 7 long form homolog produces the protein MGFGGMLRCGQPKDIDHHLITALIERWRPETHTFHFPVGEATVSLEDVEVLWGLKTDGEPLTGYIPTKDVNYWKDVCLDFLGFIPDAVDLKELNWKQTSLSNQLRIELSDDHEQYMYNQRARVYCLLLLGGLLIPNATGNKIPFFYLQFFMDIEQCASYSWGGATLACLYHNLCEAALGKRTDVGGALTLLQLWAWERIPIIRPQMLNPAPVDYLPCAVAWTGRASYVKAPGHCIETFRDQFSTMHANQFIWRPYESRNLPDVCVAGRPIWTSMTTLICWNMVEPHMPQRVLRQFGIVQPYIPIVDLDF, from the exons ATGGGGTTCGGCGGGATGTTGAGGTGTGGTCAACCgaaagacattgaccaccatcttatcaccgctttgattgaacgttggaggccagagactcacacgtttcactttccagtcggtgaagcgactgtgagcTTAGaggacgtggaggtcttatggggcctcaaaACTGACGGTGAGCCTCtgacgggttacatccccactaaggatgtcaactattggaaggatgtttgtttggattttcttgGCTTTATTCCAGATGCAGTTGATCTAAAAGAATTGAACTGgaagcagacaagcttatcaaaTCAACTGCGGATTGAGTTGAGTGATGACCACGAGCAATACATGTACAATCAACGTGCTCGTGTGTATTGTCTGCTGTTACTGGGTGGTCTACTGATCCCGAACGCTACCGGTAATAAAATTCCCTTCTTCTACCTTCagtttttcatggatatagaacaaTGTGCTAGCTATAGCTGGGGAGGTGCGACTCTTgcctgcttgtaccacaatctaTGTGAAGCTGCACTTGGTAAGAGGACCGATGTCGGGGGAGCTCTTACATTGTTACAGCTGTGGGCTTGGGAAAGAATCCCAATTATTAGACCGCAGATGCTGAACCCCGCGCCCGTAGACTACTTACCATGTGCAGTCGC atGGACTGGTCGGGCCTCTTATGTAAAAGCACCGGGGCATTGCATTGAAACTTTCAGAGATCAGTTCTCAACAATGCATGCCAATCAG tttatttggaggccgtATGAATCGCGAAATCTGCCGGATGTTTGTGttgccggtcgtcctatatggacgtcGATGACAACACTAATCTGCTGGAATATGGTTGAGCCACACATGCCACAGCGGGTGTTGCgacaatttgggattgtccaacctTATATCCCGATTGTCGACctcgacttttag